One Ensifer adhaerens genomic window, CTGCGCGCCGCGGCAATCAGCCGATAGAGGCCGCACGTCCGGTCAGGTCTTCGATCGCGATCTCGAAGAAGAGATGCGGGTATGCACCGGCTACGGGCTGCTCGCCCGGCTTCAGGCCGCCCGGTTCCCACCAATTGATGCGCTTTTCGAGAAGCGACCAGGCGTTCATGTGTTCGCGATGCCATTGCTTCGTATCCGGCAGTTCCTGGTAACGGCCGTAGATCACGACGCTTTGCCAGTTCTGCCGATCCGTTGCCGTGTCGATCTGTACGCAAACACGCGGATTGGCGCGCATCCAGTCGATCTTCTGCCCCGGCATTGAAAAGCTATAGAGCCGGTTGGCGGCCAACGCATACTGGATGGGAACGATATAGGGCTGGCCATCCCGGGTGCAGCCGAGCCGGGCGATATGGTTCTCGGCGACCAGGTCGAGACATTCC contains:
- a CDS encoding pyridoxamine 5'-phosphate oxidase family protein, with amino-acid sequence MLIREMTRQECLDLVAENHIARLGCTRDGQPYIVPIQYALAANRLYSFSMPGQKIDWMRANPRVCVQIDTATDRQNWQSVVIYGRYQELPDTKQWHREHMNAWSLLEKRINWWEPGGLKPGEQPVAGAYPHLFFEIAIEDLTGRAASIG